CAGGACCTCTATTTGTATGTCCCCAAACTGGAGATATTTTACATGCGCGACGATAAGCCGGGGGTTTTCTCCATCGAGGTGCCGACTGACTATCTGACTGTAAATAAACAACTTCAAATCGTCTTTCCAACATTTAACACAAACAGATGGGTCTCTTTTGACTACCGTGCAATCGACTCGACAATGGAGAAGATCTCTGCCGGCTACGATTTCAAAGGGATGTTCAGGGTTCTTAGGGCTGAACTTAGACTTCTGGTTTATGATACAAATTTGGCAAAATACTACTCAAGTGTAAACGGATATCTCGATCCCTATTCAGTCAGACTCGATGAAAATGTCTTTACAAATGTGAAAGGCGGTCTGGGAGTCTTCGGTTCCTATATGCTTACCAGAGAGATATTGTTGTTTGACCTCGATTATGTCGACTCATTTGGATACAGAGTGAGATGAATGTTTGAAGGCTGAATGAAGAAGGCTGAATGAAGAAGGCAGAGGGCTGAAGAGAGAAGGCTGAAAGTTTGAAATTATTCAGCCATCATCCTTAAAAAAAAAGCCCCCCATTTTCATGAGAGGCTCTTTTACAATTTTTGGTATTAATTATGATTTAGTCAAAGGGACAATTCATAACTTATAACTCATAAATCACAACTAAACTACTTCATTAAGATCATTTTCTTCGTAGCAAGATTTACATTATCGGAAACGAGTCTGTAGAAGTAGATACCGCTTGGTACTGTATAACCGGCGGCGGCTCTGCTGTCCCACTGATATTTATATGTTCCGGGAGCAAGTTCCTGATTCACAAGGATGTTCACGAGTTCGCCTGCTGCGTTGAAGATTTCAAGACGCATGTTGGCTGTTTTTGCTACATTGAATGAAATCGTTGTAGTCGGGTTAAAAGGATTCGGGAAGTTCTGGTTTAGAGCGAACTCTGATGGAACTCCTGATTCTTCTTTTTCGAGACCAACGATTCCCCACATTGCCTGATAGTATCTCCAAAGAGTATCTGCAAGCGCGATATCTGTTGATTCTGACCAGTCTGTAAGTGTTGCATCTGTGATACCGAAACCATAACCGGTTCCTCTTGTGCCTTGACCATTTCTGTGGCACGAAACAGCACATGTATTAATCTGACCACCGGTAACATTTGCATAAGTGATAGTCAGGTTTGGTCTGATTGGCATGAAGCTGTGGTTGGAAATGTCATAAGCTCTTGCAGTGGTGGCATTCTGAGTCATGTGGCAGTTAACGCACTGGCTGATTGACTGTGAATGTTTTGTATGGTTGTTGATACCGCCTGTTTCAGCAGCTTTGTCAGCATGACATGAAACGCAACCGACACCAGGTGTAAGGGAGTTGAAATCCTGTTTCAACTGATGTGACTGTGCTGTTTCCTGATGAGGATCATGGCAGGTAACGCATGTCATTCCAAAATTGGAGTTAAAGTGTTTGGCGTATTTGAAATCCATCGACTGCTGGTGGTGTTGTTTCGATGTTTTTCCATCGGGCCACAAGCCGCCTTTGTAAGTTACATATCCAGCGAGATCTTCGCCAACAGGGTAGGTTTTGCCGGTTACTTCATCATACGGATATTCGAATACTTTACCCTTGCTGGTTCCTCTGAAATGGCACTGACCGCAAACATCAAGTTTTCTGTCGTATGAAAGGTCGGTAAGTTTGTTGACATGGCCCGGTCCTGCGAATGCAGAAGGATGTCCGTGGCATGATTCGCAACCAACAACTATGTTGTCAGCGCTGCTGCTGTTTGCCCAGCCGTAAGTCCATGATGTGTCGGTGCCACTTACATTTACAGTAACTGTATTGGTGTTGTTACCCGGAACAACATGGCATCCGGCACAATTTTTATCCCATGATTTTGCACGGAAAACATTGTCCTGAGGTTTCAAAGCACCGGTTGATGTAAACCAGTTCTGAGGATTGTAAGCCGCCCAGTTTCCGGTGGAGTTGTCAAGATATTTCTTGAGGTTCCACTGTACAGGTGGAATGTAATAGCTTAAGCCAATTTTTACGAGGTATCTCTGTTTCCAGCCACCACCGTAGGTGTATTCAACTTTGTATTCAACCTGTGATCCTGAGACAGGATTTAATTGTATGAAGTAATCTGCTCCTGAGGTGCGGAAAGTAACGGTAGCGTTTCCATAAGCAGCACCCATCGAGACGGTTTGTGAATAATCACCTTTCATGGTCTCGGTAGAAGGGAGAAGATGGATTTTCGAGTGTAATGTCGCTTTCCACGAATTAAAACCGGGGAAAGTACGGAGCGTTCCCTGATGACACATCTGGCAGGATTGTACTCCAACATAATTTTGTGCATTGGCTGCAAAAGTAAGTGCAACCAGCAACAGGGTTAGGATTCTTTTCATTATTTTTACCTCTTTATGAGAAATTGATCGCTTTCAATTCAAACTTAACTCTTTTTAAGATATCAGCATCATAAACAAATATGAAAAAATATTCATTTTTTATTCTCATCGTTATTAAATATGTTTTTGTGTCAATAACTGAAAATTATTAAATGAACATCCTAATTGTCGATGATGAAGAACAACTTACCCTCTCCCTGAAGAAACTTTTTCAGGAGGAAGGGCATAATGCAACCATCGCTTTTGACGGCGAAAGAGGGTGGGAATTGCTGCAAGACCTGAAGTTTGATATTATAATTCTCGACTGGGTGATGCCAAAACTGAACGGAATCGACCTCTGTCGCAGAATCCGTAAGGAAGGCATCTCGACCCCTGTTATCCTTCTGACCGCAATGGGAAATGTCTCAAATGTTGTCGAGGGCCTCAACCACGGTGCAGACGACTACATCACAAAACCCTTCTCTTTCGAAGAACTGATTGCAAGGGTGATGGCTGTCAGCAGAAGATACGACAAGACAAACGAGGTGATCCATTTCGATGTTTTCTCTCTCGATCTTCTTGCCCGCACACTTGAGTGTAGTGCCGGGAATATAAAACTCACCGAAAAAGAATTTGATATCCTTAAATTCTTTCTCGAGAACAGAAACAAACTCGTTTCAAAAGAGAACATTATCAAAGGGGTCTGGGGGCTCGATTTCATTCCCCAAACCAACTTTGTAGAAGCTTCAATAAAAAACATCAGAAAAAGACTCGCAGAGTTTTCTGAAAAGAAATTTATAAAAAATGTCTATGGCGAAGGCTATTTTTTCTCGGTTGATGAATAAAATCAGAAGCGTCTTTACTTTTTCTGTCAGAAACATCTTTTTTTGGATACTCTTCCTTTTCATCTCCTTTTTCATGATTTTTTCCGTCTTTTCGATTTTTTCGATCAGGAAAATTTTGCAAAATTCGGTCGATAACAGCCTCAGGCACGAAACTGAAAAACTCCTGAACACCCTCGCTTACGAGAAAGATTCCATCAGGATTGTCAGTAATGTCGAACTTGCCGAAAGGGATTTTCACGAGATCACACAGCACCCCTTCCTGCTACAGATTTATGATTTGAACGGCAAAAACCTGCTTTTAAGCGAAAACATTACCAAATTTAATCGAATCGAAAAACCCCTGGCTGATCCAGTGGAACTTCCGCTGTACGATGATATGGAAATCGGTGAAAACAATCTCAGAGTCTATTACTCTGCGATCAATTCCAAAGAGGGTAAAAAAGCGATTCTCCAACTCGCTACTCTTAACAACGAACTCTTCAGAAGGCTCGACGAATCGATTAAGTATCATGCATTCCTGATTCTGATAACCATTCTGGTGATAATCCCCCTCTCCGTTTACATCTCCCGGCGAACTTTCCGTCCCGTTGAGGAAATAGTCAACATCGCAAAATCGATTTCTGCGAACAATCTGAACGGCAGAATCGAAAACAAAGCTGAACCCGAAGACCCCATCGGCGGACTCCGCGACACTCTTAACCAGTTGTTCAACCGGCTTGAATTTGAGTTCTCACAAATAAGCGGCTTCAACAACAATGCTTCACATCAGTTGATGAATCCCCTTACTGCAATGAAAACCGAAATTGAATTTGCCATGCGAAGGGAGAGAACCAAAGAGGAATATATGGAGGCTTTCAAGGTACTCGATTCTCAAACCGAAAAAATGATAGCCATTGTTAAAAAACTTCTCACTCTCTCAAAAATTAAAATGGAAGGGGAGAAAAACGGCTCGATTATCAATCTTTCAAGAATCGTCGAAGATTCCGCAGGAAAGGACAATAAAAGAATTTTATCGGAAATCGAACACTCGGTGTTTGTGAAAGGGGATGCAGATCTCATTGCGATGGTAGTTGGAAATCTGGTCGAAAACGGTCTGAAATATTCTGATGAAAGTGAAAAAGTAGTGCTCGCTTTAAAGCGGGTAAACGGCTCTGCATCCATTATTGTCGAGGATAACGGAATTGGAATCCCCGAAGAAGAGAGAGAAAAAGTCTTCACAAGTTTCTATCGAGCCACCAATGCCGAAAAATATGGCATTAACGGGTATGGACTTGGTTTATCCCTCGCCAAAACCATCATAAACGGGTTTGATGGCAATATTGCACTCACCGACAATTTCCCCAAAGGAACAAGAATTACGGTTACTTTTCCTGTAATTAATGTAGAACAGGATTAAAAATTCTGATTTTTCTGGTTTTATTATCGATTGGAAATTTTGTAAGTTAATTATATGAAAATACATGATTTATTGAACAAGCTGAAAATTTCCGTTTTCTGTCTTCTGCTGTTTACTCCGCTGATTCTTGCCCAACCCAAATTAGACAGTGTTCTCAGATCAATACAATCTCTCGACGACACTTCCAAAGCAGGCATTCTCTCCCGCATATGCTGGGACAACAGAACCAATAACCCCTCACTCGCTCTGAAATTCGGCAGGGAAGCTTTTGGTATTTATGAAAAACTGGGCGATGCCAAGAACAAGGGTTTGCTACTTGATTATTTCGGGGTAATTCATTCGGAAACGGGGAATCTTGACTCTGCTTACTACTATTACAATGAGTCGTTCAAGTATGCCAAACTGGTCGGCGACTCCACTCAAATAGCCTACTCCTACAACAATCTTGGTGACTATTTTTTCAAAAATGCACTCTATTCCGCTGCTCTCGAAAATATGATGCACGCCTTTCATATTTTCGAAAATATCGGTGACAAGCAAGGAATGGCTTATGCCCTCAACGACATAGGTGAAGTGTATCTGACGCAACAGGACTATG
The nucleotide sequence above comes from Ignavibacteria bacterium. Encoded proteins:
- a CDS encoding T9SS type A sorting domain-containing protein, which translates into the protein MKRILTLLLVALTFAANAQNYVGVQSCQMCHQGTLRTFPGFNSWKATLHSKIHLLPSTETMKGDYSQTVSMGAAYGNATVTFRTSGADYFIQLNPVSGSQVEYKVEYTYGGGWKQRYLVKIGLSYYIPPVQWNLKKYLDNSTGNWAAYNPQNWFTSTGALKPQDNVFRAKSWDKNCAGCHVVPGNNTNTVTVNVSGTDTSWTYGWANSSSADNIVVGCESCHGHPSAFAGPGHVNKLTDLSYDRKLDVCGQCHFRGTSKGKVFEYPYDEVTGKTYPVGEDLAGYVTYKGGLWPDGKTSKQHHQQSMDFKYAKHFNSNFGMTCVTCHDPHQETAQSHQLKQDFNSLTPGVGCVSCHADKAAETGGINNHTKHSQSISQCVNCHMTQNATTARAYDISNHSFMPIRPNLTITYANVTGGQINTCAVSCHRNGQGTRGTGYGFGITDATLTDWSESTDIALADTLWRYYQAMWGIVGLEKEESGVPSEFALNQNFPNPFNPTTTISFNVAKTANMRLEIFNAAGELVNILVNQELAPGTYKYQWDSRAAAGYTVPSGIYFYRLVSDNVNLATKKMILMK
- a CDS encoding response regulator transcription factor, whose amino-acid sequence is MNILIVDDEEQLTLSLKKLFQEEGHNATIAFDGERGWELLQDLKFDIIILDWVMPKLNGIDLCRRIRKEGISTPVILLTAMGNVSNVVEGLNHGADDYITKPFSFEELIARVMAVSRRYDKTNEVIHFDVFSLDLLARTLECSAGNIKLTEKEFDILKFFLENRNKLVSKENIIKGVWGLDFIPQTNFVEASIKNIRKRLAEFSEKKFIKNVYGEGYFFSVDE
- a CDS encoding HAMP domain-containing histidine kinase — its product is MNKIRSVFTFSVRNIFFWILFLFISFFMIFSVFSIFSIRKILQNSVDNSLRHETEKLLNTLAYEKDSIRIVSNVELAERDFHEITQHPFLLQIYDLNGKNLLLSENITKFNRIEKPLADPVELPLYDDMEIGENNLRVYYSAINSKEGKKAILQLATLNNELFRRLDESIKYHAFLILITILVIIPLSVYISRRTFRPVEEIVNIAKSISANNLNGRIENKAEPEDPIGGLRDTLNQLFNRLEFEFSQISGFNNNASHQLMNPLTAMKTEIEFAMRRERTKEEYMEAFKVLDSQTEKMIAIVKKLLTLSKIKMEGEKNGSIINLSRIVEDSAGKDNKRILSEIEHSVFVKGDADLIAMVVGNLVENGLKYSDESEKVVLALKRVNGSASIIVEDNGIGIPEEEREKVFTSFYRATNAEKYGINGYGLGLSLAKTIINGFDGNIALTDNFPKGTRITVTFPVINVEQD